The window ATATAATTACTGGCGACATGTGTGACCCAATTTAATAAAACTAACATAAATATACTGATTTTGTGACTAATTCTCAATATTTACATGAAATCTTGTACATATTGCTTCAGATCTGAGCGATTGTTAAAAGATGAGCTAACAAAGCTGCAATTATGCATGTTCAAAtacaataaataaatcaaagatGGCAGGCGGAGTACTCCATATTTTTGATGGGTGGCATGTTTTAGGCTTTTGTGCTCATTCCTTCAAGTACACCTCTTGAGTCGCAACCAAATTCTGGCCCTTGTTTTCCGCTCAATTGGACCCTTCCTAGCTATTGTTGCTTGTTGTCTTCCAAAACTACATGTGTAAGCAAATGCGAGTTGTGTAGTATGCAAGAAGCAAGCAGGGGTTCGTAGGATGTGTTCTGCTAGCATACTACGTTATAAACTCGAACATGTGACGTATCGTAAATATAACTAATTAATTTATGTAAAACCTGATAACCGAGTGTGATAATGTTATTCCCTTGTAATAGTACTGCTACTGCATCCTATTGTGGATTAACCCACTAGGTAAATATTACCGTTGGGAATGAAGGACAGTATTGATGAATGGCTTAAACAAAAGAAGAGAATGTCTTTATGGAATGGCAGACAATGAGTGAACATTCTCTCATGAAGTGCGTGCCTGCTTTTCCTCCTTTTAATCTACACTGCCGTCGTGCACGCAACGGTTCATACTTCCTGCTATGTTATTTTGTTAAGTGGGTGGCAAAAGTAAACAAGGAATGTGTGTTTGTGCAACTGTTACAGCTCTCATTTTCTTCATGAATCAAAGGTATAGGAACTACGAAAAGTCCACAAGTAAATTCCAGGCATACGAGATACTGGTACTCACACGATGATAAGGCTGATTTATTGGAACATCGCACATCGATTAGTTAAAGAGTATATGAGCCTTTTATAAAcacaagcaaataactaatgtatatcGATTTGCTAATACTTTTGGCTGacctgtggtgggttgttggATCCGGTATGCATCGAGCGTAAGACACGTTATATTTATACTGAAATTTTAGCGAAAAGACTAAGAAAATTTGTCATTATGAAGTTCAATAATTCGGACTCCTCTCGATTAATAATGCAAtctctattttttattgttcATAGAACTATATTGCAATACAATTTTAGTAAAAGTGGTGATAAGTaatctaaattaaataattcttttagTAGCATAACAGAGATGACATAGTAGAGAAAAATTTAATTGGTgtaattatcataaaaatagaCAGTTAACCtcacttattatattatttatacagaacaaaatataatatattgtttaaatttttttgtcaacCAACTTCGAGTTCcctacaaatttttatataaatggaATCGTGGTGTCAAAAAATAATCATGATCTCGTGACAAATAATGGTGAAACAGTAATTTTCTAAACTATCATCAATGACACATGACAGATATGAGTGAGTAATTCTTTACTTTTGGAGGCCCGTCATTTCTcctcatatataaaattttccacTCATTTTCCcctttatatataatgattatcAGCTCGTGATCAAAAAGAGCACCCAAAAGTAAATTCCATTTGTAATCACGGTTGAGGAGGGCTGGGCCTGGTTCTAATAATATTCGTACCACATTTTCTAAACTTATCTTCTATCTTTTAGAATCTCTATATATTTTAGGATAAGTTTTAACGAGACGAGAAATCATTTTCTAATCAAAAAGTAGATCAATTAACGTTCATGTTCTTAGAATAACTCTcttagtatatataaatataataagtaTTGGTATCTTAAGCACATAAAACATACTATAAAGATTTTCAGCCCATTCTTGAAGGGCCACCCAATTCGGGAGACTCGCCTTCCTGGGCCGAAAATGAAGCCCAACAACAAACTTATTCAAACTTTCAAGTTTCACCGTGTTCATAACAGTGATCGACAGAAAGATGATAGTATATGTAATCAGAAAAAAACAGTGCCAAAAGTTTCATCATAAAGATTGATGGCTTGTTGCTGTATTAATTCACGAGGAACTTCACTAGCACTTGATTAGTTGTAACTGAAAACTGTTCCTGAATTTGTGATACGCAAAAGCATTTTTTGCTAAACTTTTGTGACAGGAATATGCAAGTATTTTGGGAAGCCTCGAAAATTTGGCATTGTTTTTGGACAAATATCTTACTTTCTTGATATCACGTATGTTAAGTGATCATTCCTGTTAAAAACTTAAGGTATTGGGAGGAGGGCTGATTATCCTGATTATTTATTGTTCTCCCATTTCTCTTCACTCGAGAGCTCATGAGCTCTGATACCTTGTTAAGTGATAAAATCTCTAGTATTAGGAGAAGgacttaccaggatcatatattcatatagtATTCTAATAGAACAGTAACATTAAAAACCTTTTAATGAGAGGTGTAGGCAAGGTTTAATGCCTTGAATACAGAACTTGCCTTCTGGAGACTTATGATTTACGATTAAGCTAGGTCTTTACAGAAAAGCCACCTCGAcagtgaaaaatatattttgcccTTTTAAGTTGGTACAtacttgatatgtttgatttgGTGTGAATGCATAACGATTGATCTACGTCAAAGTGTGGGCTACTATAACGAAGACAGATAGAGATTTTGTTGAGATAAGATAGGGATGAAATGGGAGTATTATAATATGGTATATAAGGAAAGTCGTGTTGAAGATTGTATAATGACACTACAAGTATGGTGAGGTGGTTGTAATTTATGAGAACATCTTTAAGTGTCGTCTGATTGTATTATGTGTAACAGCTTAGCTTCTTATGACCCGGAGGAGCCGACACTTGAAAACAACAAGTTGCTGCTGTAATCTTTGACACAAAAAACTGAAACTGCACACCCCACGGTCAGCTGAATTATGGAAGTTATGAACCAAGGGAAGCAAGAGCCAAGCTTAGAACCGGTGCCGGTTCTTCCAAGACTCAATCGCCTTGATCGCCTGGTACCCCTTTCTCGATTTCTCTATTGTACAAACATGTGTGTGTAATTGTACAGACAAAAGTTATTCGATCTGTTACATTGTTTAGTCATATAAATTTGCATCACCACTTGATAATTGTTAGTTTAGCTACTCGAAGTCGTGGCACGCTGTTAGGGATCTTGATAGGACGGGTATGGGGCGGAGATTTCAATTTCCAGCCTCTCCCCGTGTTCTGACCCTCGCCAGGCCCTGCGATAACCTTTTGCACCAGGCGAATTTTATTGTGATTTATTAGCATAAAAGTATTGAAACTCTGAGAGCCAATGTTCGTTAGATCATCTCTCCGCTAGAGGTTGCTTAGGGGTTGTCAAATCTTATGTGACATGACAATCTTAGTCACCAATTTATTGAAGTTGTATAGTTGTCAAGAGGTTGCTCACTATGATTGTCAAAATTTGTCACCTTCCCAAAATGATTAACATATACAAGTGTAAAATGTgtatattactaatatttttttttttagttcatTAGTCATCTGCAATTTAATTCAACGAACCATATAGGCAACATTCAAAAATTGCTAATTATTAGAgtagaatattaatatatgatgatTTAGCAAGACTGACAACTATTTTGACAACCTCTTGTCGGATATGCtcttatatatcttttataattaCTAAGTTAATTGCCTGGACAACATAAAAATAGTTGATTACCCTAACTAgagctgtaaacgaaccgaacTCGGACGAACTCTTACCGAACTCGAACAAAatcttaacgaaccgaacaatgttcgataattttatcgaacaaatttttatgtccgaactcgagttcggtaacgaaccgaaccgaacacgaactgTTCACGAACAtgtcgaaccgaaccgaacacgaaccgaacacgaacagTTCGCGAACaatagatattttaaaataatattcaggctattttcaaattaatttaataaaaaaattacctcaaatattttatttatatattttcaacatatacaatatcaattttaaattaatgtacaattataaaataatattattacctaaattatgaatattatatattatatttacatataatattataaatatttttatatattgtcgAACGAACACGAGCAtaacgaaccgaacacgaacacgagcttaacgaaccgaacacgaaccgAGCACCctaaaagttcggttcggttcgttaagcTTATCGGACGGAAAATGTTGTTCGAACTCGTGTTCGGTAAGCTTATCGGACGAGCTTACCGAACTCGAACACGAACCGAACCGAGCGAGCTTACCGAACAgttcggttcgtttacagctcTAACCCTAACAGaaaacttgtttgaagttgagtcaCGTTTTATTATGCAGCTACAACTTCTGGAAGAGAAGCACGGCCTGTCAGGAACACATGTCACTGGTTCTGTTATCAGCGAAacagaaaaattagaagaagaTAGCCACAGAAAACCTCTATCCTCTGCTCTTGAGGAAGTTCGTCAAAAAGGCACGCTTATGGATCGTCTTGCGATACTCGAAAATCGAGTTTTACAGGTTCCGAAACAatcccaaaaatatttaaagagaAACATAGTATTCATAATTCATAGGTGATTAGGAGTCCAATCTGCGTTCTTGGCTCAGCCTAAActgttattttatttcattagcTGAGCTTAGCTATGGATGAGAGGAACTCGTCAAGATCAAGCTCATCAACCACGGCTCAAATTGTTTCCGAGATTTCAGATGCACAAATTGTTGCAGATCAGGAAAAAGGTGAAGCTGTAACTTGTCTTGAACAACAAGACTCTCTTCAAACTAAGGTAAGCCATATATACTCGTATACATTTTTAAATAAGCTTCCTGCATTCAAAAAATCTTTATACGAGTACATGTAGTTATGGAGAATCTTCATGACagataacaaaataaaaaagaaatgcTAAGATTTTGTGTAAAATTGCATAATTTTATGTAACTCATCAAACTATAAATTATGTGAAGATTTTATCttaactgaaatattttttgtcactttttttttttgaaaaagcaGCGAACAGGCGGAGGGGCAAGGAAAAAGATGCGATCAACAAGTAGGAAAATCAGAGGGTTGTTTAGTATGGGTTGTTCCTCCTAATATATACTCTATGCATCATTGCATTCTCTCTGTATATCATCAGTGTGTTATGATATTTCCTTTCGATATCCGTCTTTGTAAATAAAATCGCGACAACCTACCCTCCGTTTCGATT of the Daucus carota subsp. sativus chromosome 4, DH1 v3.0, whole genome shotgun sequence genome contains:
- the LOC108217650 gene encoding uncharacterized protein LOC108217650 isoform X2: MEVMNQGKQEPSLEPVPVLPRLNRLDRLLQLLEEKHGLSGTHVTGSVISETEKLEEDSHRKPLSSALEEVRQKGTLMDRLAILENRVLQLSLAMDERNSSRSSSSTTAQIVSEISDAQIVADQEKGEAVTCLEQQDSLQTKRTGGGARKKMRSTSRKIRGLFSMGCSS
- the LOC108217650 gene encoding uncharacterized protein LOC108217650 isoform X1, translating into MEVMNQGKQEPSLEPVPVLPRLNRLDRLLQLLEEKHGLSGTHVTGSVISETEKLEEDSHRKPLSSALEEVRQKGTLMDRLAILENRVLQLSLAMDERNSSRSSSSTTAQIVSEISDAQIVADQEKGEAVTCLEQQDSLQTKQRTGGGARKKMRSTSRKIRGLFSMGCSS